One part of the Candidatus Rokuibacteriota bacterium genome encodes these proteins:
- a CDS encoding MaoC family dehydratase N-terminal domain-containing protein: MPVDRSYIGRTGEPVRMHVERGKVREFARAIKDDDPLYFDEEHARREAGGIMPPLTFLQTVALWDDGRGRPRPPMDLKRALHGEQEFEFLKPIFVGDVLTAVTRIADIYEKTGKRGGTMTFVVTETEFTNQRGEVVARARQVGIETGQVVRD, translated from the coding sequence ATGCCTGTGGACCGGAGTTACATCGGCAGGACCGGCGAGCCCGTGCGGATGCACGTCGAGCGGGGCAAGGTTCGCGAGTTCGCCAGGGCGATCAAGGACGACGACCCGCTCTACTTCGACGAAGAGCACGCGCGGCGGGAGGCGGGCGGGATCATGCCGCCGCTCACGTTCCTCCAGACCGTGGCCCTCTGGGACGACGGCCGGGGCCGCCCGCGGCCGCCGATGGATCTCAAGCGGGCGCTCCACGGCGAGCAGGAGTTCGAGTTCCTGAAACCGATCTTCGTCGGCGATGTCCTGACAGCGGTCACCCGGATCGCCGACATCTACGAGAAGACCGGGAAGCGCGGCGGGACGATGACCTTCGTCGTGACCGAGACCGAGTTCACCAACCAGCGGGGCGAGGTGGTGGCGCGGGCGCGACAGGTCGGCATCGAGACGGGCCAGGTGGTCAGGGACTGA